DNA sequence from the Synechococcales cyanobacterium T60_A2020_003 genome:
ACTACCTATTACTCCCTCACCCCATCACCCACTCACCCCATCACCTACTCACCCGCTTTACAGCCCCAAATCAACCGCCACTCGATGCCCGCAGGCAAAGCCGGAGAACGCGACCGCATTGAGACCTTGACCGGGGAAGGTGCTGTCACCTACACAGTACAAGCCTGGAATGCTGGTTCGGTTGAAGGGCATTCCCAACAAGCCCCACAACTTTTGGGAGGGGATGGGGCCATAGGTGCCGTCGTCCCGACCCAGGAAGCGGCGGTGGGTACGGGGAGTGCCAGCTTCTTGGTAGTCTAACCCAGCAGCTAGTCCGGGGAAAATGGCTTCCAGTTGCTGGATCATCTCCTCGGCGACGTGCTCTTTTTTCTGCTCGTACTCGCTGGGAGAGAGCTTCTGCCAGTCTTCGATCCAGCACGGGGTAAAGGTATGGATAATGTGGTGGCCTTCAGGAGCGAGGCTGGGATCGAGCAGCGTAGGAATCGACACGAAAATGGTGGCGTAGGGATCCTCCATCGTGTTCCAATTGTCCAACAGAATATGGTGGCATTCGGTTCCGGGCGGGAGTACTTCAGCCTTCACGCCTAAGTGGAGGCTAAAGAAACTAGGCGATTTTTGATAGCGCTGCTGCCATTTCTCTTCTTTGCGAGGCATCAACGATGCAGGCAAAAGTTTCTCAAAGGTGTCCCAGCGGGTGGCATTCGACACGATTCGCTTAGCGCGATAGGTTTCCCCAGAGGCCAATTTCACGCCGATCGCCCGTCCGTTGTCCACCACAATTTCGGTGACACGGGACTGGTACTGGATATGGCTCCCCGCTTTTTCGAGTCCCTCAACCAATTTTTGAGCGATCTGACCGACTCCTC
Encoded proteins:
- the crtH gene encoding carotene isomerase translates to MSADSQLTQASTDAQHETTRMPDQSEFDVIVIGSGIGGLVTATQLAAKGATVLVLERYIIPGGSAGYFEREGYRFDVGASMIFGFGDRGTTNLLTRALESVGMSLETIPDPVQIHYHLPNNLDLKVHRDYEKFLQELTAKFPHEAKGIRQFYDECWKVFNCLNAMELLSLEEPRYLTRVFFQHPFACLGLVQYLPQNAGDVARRYIRDPELLKFIDMECYCWSVVPADMTPMINAGMVFSDRHYGGINYPKGGVGQIAQKLVEGLEKAGSHIQYQSRVTEIVVDNGRAIGVKLASGETYRAKRIVSNATRWDTFEKLLPASLMPRKEEKWQQRYQKSPSFFSLHLGVKAEVLPPGTECHHILLDNWNTMEDPYATIFVSIPTLLDPSLAPEGHHIIHTFTPCWIEDWQKLSPSEYEQKKEHVAEEMIQQLEAIFPGLAAGLDYQEAGTPRTHRRFLGRDDGTYGPIPSQKLWGLLGMPFNRTSIPGLYCVGDSTFPGQGLNAVAFSGFACGHRVAVDLGL